One Vibrio pomeroyi genomic region harbors:
- a CDS encoding OsmC family protein, translating to MSEYGAIIRWQKAQDEAFSDNQYSRGHTWEFDGGVTVPASSSPHVVPLPLSVEANVDPEEAFIAALSSCHMLTFLGIAAKQKYVIESYVDDAIGVLEEDESGRSSVTTVTLRPKIVFIGSKVPTRAQLDKLHHLAHKNCFIANSVKTEIKVEMRD from the coding sequence ATGTCTGAATATGGAGCGATCATTCGCTGGCAAAAAGCGCAAGATGAAGCCTTCAGCGACAATCAATACAGCCGCGGCCACACATGGGAGTTCGATGGTGGTGTTACTGTACCTGCTTCATCCTCTCCACATGTTGTGCCACTACCGCTGTCGGTTGAAGCGAATGTTGATCCCGAAGAAGCGTTTATTGCAGCACTTTCTAGCTGTCATATGCTGACCTTTTTGGGCATCGCGGCTAAACAGAAGTACGTAATTGAATCTTACGTGGATGATGCGATAGGTGTGCTTGAGGAAGATGAGTCAGGCCGTTCGTCCGTTACTACCGTGACTCTACGCCCTAAGATTGTGTTTATTGGTAGCAAGGTTCCAACCCGTGCTCAACTCGACAAGCTGCATCACTTAGCGCACAAGAATTGCTTTATCGCGAATTCGGTTAAGACTGAGATAAAGGTTGAGATGCGAGATTAA